A genomic region of Corticium candelabrum chromosome 22, ooCorCand1.1, whole genome shotgun sequence contains the following coding sequences:
- the LOC134197139 gene encoding uncharacterized protein LOC134197139 has product MAILWCDILSALLITVCSSLSINTKNDQFIITLENKALLQEPGLSKVLDVLANDTTESSTKKSCLLDFASSLHQCPFNASVKFFENAEQAGLNHRYRNSMAVRPLCLFDLDIQGNAEFNQSRDSMTLAGEFCMTEHMPAAVAVGDYNKDGLVDMYFTVFHGQSVLYKNNGHGKYVDVTAETGIGPREYASGAVWLDVDMDGDLDLYVTSIGNPRHYLYMNQGGIKFVEEAVERGVSCELPNSRKLGGMSPSVGDYDMDGYPDIYITEWMLIPDDQPSASRLFHNRGQNKPGYFEDMTIEAGIDISSLQTNVPLKGIFTFASSFTDFDSDGCPDLAVTADYGGSQLYWNNCNGTFTRCTNRCGLRTKVDAMGHAIGDINGDGHLDWFSTGIHSGDRSTCQMTGCMFGTTGNALFINLNSNIPGKRAFSNFAKKIGVENGNWGWGAAMLDFNNDKYTDLVMTNGFDMPSTGIDDRFMYNPMKLWKNSRPGLLSSFNDVASESGLTARGQGRGLVKVDYDGDGDEDIVVAQNTGPPLLYENQCGNKNDWIKVQAKEKCPQAKKLCDSLHARITVTTEDGWKQTQEIGSSTHFMGQSEITAHFGLGSTRNDNVNVIVHWPRFRVTVYYLYVNKNVILRAIAPVDRPLQTPKFIKKNMTSRMLSYCPDLHITDAFMRGNSVGSLSVIDNGKKVLWHSAESLEKHGVYTLIEPLILKFSYSVKSRSSNGKWKQSREQGVLIITDVNNALTSSDVENFEACDETRHEKMVQWNLTEICQNSTVRRFDGYCNHLDSDKLAWGGANRPVRRDVSPAYLDGINVPPDQCGYRNEDSIIKVVDKCQYEREYGGRGSQRPSPRLISNELFHQVSSVPSRCGVNDMLTQWGQFITHDIDHTSKLPDFLLFKSSYALLPISVPKGDIQFDLDDKGDQYLPFQRSTFDRCSGQTSGSARQQLNSISSVIDGSVVYGSSRHTVALLRTYKNGTLKTGNGDNLPYNTFGVSNDNNIGRDPQKLLAAGDVRANVQPGIIALHTIFLREHNRWCEEYLTNYSMASDEEIFQYARRMVTAELQAITFREFLPVVLGYSLKPYSGYDEDTNPDVGHVFSVAAFRFGHSQVNTHLWRLNADGSVSCYGHLPLRDAYFKPERVLREGGIDPFLRGFVAQTAQEVDLLMVDDMRNFLFPVGASNGGDLAALDIQRGRDHGLPDYNTVRQQLGLKPMESFEEITENPHVACKLRELYGSVNNIDLMVGGLAERHIRRGEVGETFARIIEVTFLRIRRGDRFWYENIMTPADVELINSMSFSEIIRKNSGFLDAPEDIFFHWPRNGGTYLHCSVCHSDG; this is encoded by the exons ATGGCAATTCTCTGGTGTGATATCTTGTCAGCCTTGTTGATTACTGTGTGCTCCTCTCTTTCCATTAACACCAAAAATGACCAATTTATTATTACCTTGGAAAACAAAGCTTTACTACAGGAACCAGGTCTCAGTAAGGTGCTGGATGTGTTAGCCAATGATACTACGGAAAGCTCTACTAAGAAGTCATGCCTGCTGGATTTTGCATCTTCTCTTCATCAATGCCCATTCAATGCAAGTGTCAAGTTTTTTGAAAATGCTGAGCAAGCTGGGCTGAATCATCGCTATCGAAACAGCATGGCTGTTCGTCCACTTTGCCTCTTTGACTTAGACATACAGGGAAATGCTGAGTTTAATCAGAGCAGAGACAGCATGACTCTAGCTGGGGAATTCTGCATGACAGAACATATGCCAGCAGCTGTTGCTGTGGGAGACTATAACAAGGATGGCTTAGTCGATATGTACTTTACTGTATTTCATGGACAGAGTGTGCTGTACAAGAACAATG GACATGGAAAATATGTAGATGTGACTGCAGAAACAGGAATAGGGCCGAGAGAGTATGCTAGTGGTGCTGTCTGGTTGGATGTAGACATGGATGGAGATCTAGATCTCTATGTGACAAGTATAGGAAACCCACGTCATTATCTTTACATGAACCAG gGTGGCATAAAATTTGTTGAGGAAGCAGTTGAGCGTGGTGTTTCTTGCGAGCTTCCAAACAGTCGGAAACTAGGAGGCATGTCACCCAGTGTAGGAGATTACGACATGGATGGCTATCCTGATATCTATATCACAGAGTGGATGCTCATACCAGATGACCAG CCTTCAGCTTCAAGGCTATTTCACAACAGAGGCCAAAACAAACCAGG GTATTTTGAAGACATGACTATTGAGGCAGGAATCGATATATCATCTTTGCAAACCAATGTCCCATTGAAAGGCATCTTCACATTTGCCTCTTCATTTACT GACTTTGATTCTGATGGCTGCCCGGACTTAGCTGTGACAGCAGACTATGGAGGGAGTCAGTTGTACTGGAACAATTGTAACGGTACATTTACTCGATGCACAAATCGCTGCGGTCTTCGAACAAAAGTG GATGCAATGGGTCATGCAATTGGGGATATAAATGGTGATGGTCATTTGGATTGGTTTTCTACTGGTATACATAGTGGAGACAGATCTACATGTCAGATGACCGGTTGCATGTTTGGGACAACGGGAAATGCTCTGTTCATAAATCTTAACAGCAACATTCCCGGCAAACGAGCATTTTCTAATTTTGCAAAAAAG ATTGGCGTAGAAAATGGCAATTGGGGTTGGGGAGCAGCAATGCTTGATTTCAACAACGACAAGTACACTGACCTTGTCATGACCAATg GATTTGACATGCCATCAACTGGTATTGATGATAGGTTTATGTATAATCCAATGAAGCTTTGGAAAAATTCAAGACCCGGATTGCTCAGTTCCTTTAACGAT GTAGCCAGTGAGTCAGGACTGACTGCACGAGGACAGGGACGTGGTCTTGTTAAAGTTGATTATGATG GTGATGGTGATGAAGACATTGTAGTTGCACAGAACACTGGTCCTCCGTTGTTGTATGAGAATCAGTGTGGTAATAAGAATGACTGGATCAAGGTGCAAGCTAAAGAAAA GTGTCCACAAGCGAAGAAATTGTGTGACAGTCTCCATGCTCGTATTACAGTCACAACTGAAGATGGGTGGAAGCAG ACTCAAGAAATTGGGTCATCAACACACTTTATGGGCCAGAGCGAAATCACAGCACACTTTGGTCTTGGTTCAACACGGAATGATAACGTCAATGTTATAGTGCATTGGCCAAGATTTCGGGTAACTGTTTACTATTTGTATGTGAACAAAAACGTGATACTTCGTGCCATAGCACCAGTTGATCG ACCATTACAGACTCCAAAATTCATTAAGAAAAATATGACATCAAGAATGCTGTCATATTGTCCAGATCTTCATATAACTGATGCTTTTATG AGAGGAAACAGTGTTGGTTCTCTTTCTGTTATTGACAATGGCAAGAAAGTTTTGTGGCATAGTGCAGAATCCCTAGAAAAGCATGGAGTCTATACTTTGATTGAGCCACTGATTTTGAAATTTTCATATTCTGTGAAGAGTCGTAGTAGCAATGGAAAATGGAAACAGTCACGAGAGCAGGGTGTACTTATTATTACTGACGTCAACAATGCACTCACATCTTCAGATGTTGAGAATTTTGAAGCTTGTGATGAGACTAGGCATGAAAAGATGGTTCAGTGGAATTTAACAGAAATCTGTCAAAACAG TACTGTGAGGAGGTTTGATGGTTACTGCAATCATCTTGATAGTGACAAGTTGGCATGGGGTGGTGCTAATCGTCCAGTGCGCCGTGATGTATCACCCGCATACTTAGACGGCATTAATGTTCCTCCTGATCAATGTGGCTACAGAAATGAAGATTCTATTATTAAAGTAGTTGACAAGTGCCAGTATGAGCGTGAATATGGTGGAAGAGGTTCACAGAGACCGTCACCTCGTCTCATCAGCAATGAACTGTTTCATCAG GTTTCTAGTGTGCCTAGTCGTTGTGGGGTCAACGACATGTTAACACAATGGGGCCAATTCATTACTCATGACATTGATCACACGAGCAAGCTGCCTGACTTTTTACTTTTCAAGAGTAGCTATGCGTTGCTTCCAATATCAGTGCCAAAA GGCGACATTCAGTTCGATTTGGATGACAAAGGAGATCAATACTTGCCATTTCAACGGTCTACGTTTGACAG GTGCTCTGGTCAGACGTCTGGGTCGGCTCGACAGCAGTTGAATAGTATCAGTTCAGTCATTGATGGTTCAGTTGTGTATGGatcttcaagacatactgttGCTTTGCTTCGAACCTACAAGAATGGGACGTTGAAGACAGGAAATGGAGATAATCTTCCT TACAACACATTTGGCGTTTCTAATGACAACAACATTGGACGAGATCCACAAAAACTACTTGCAGCAGGTGATGTTCGAGCTAACGTTCAGCCAGGCATCATAGCTTTGCATACCATATTCTTGCGAGAGCACAATCGCTGGTGTGAAGAGTACTTAACGAATTACTCAATG GCATCAGATGAAGAAATTTTTCAGTATGCTAGAAGGATGGTGACTGCAGAGCTTCAAGCCATCACTTTTAGAGAGTTTTTGCCTGTAGTTTTGGGCTACAGTCTTAAACCATACTCAGGTTATGACGAAGACACTAATCCAGATGTTGGTCACGTCTTCTCAGTTGCTGCTTTTCG ATTTGGTCACAGTCAAGTAAACACGCATTTGTGGAGACTTAACGCTGATGGCTCTGTCAGTTGCTATGGCCACTTGCCATTGCGAGATGCTTACTTCAAGCCAGAACGAGTGTTGAGAGAAGGTGGCATCGATCCGTTTCTTAGAGGCTTTGTGGCCCAAACAGCTCAAGAAGTTGACCTTTTA ATGGTAGATGATATGAGAAACTTTTTGTTTCCTGTGGGAGCTTCTAATGGTGGAGATTTGGCTGCTCTGGATATACAACGTGGTCGTGATCATGGCCTTCCTGACTACAATACTGTACGACAACAACTTGGACTTAAAC CTATGGAGTCATTCGAGGAGATTACAGAAAATCCTCATGTTGCATGCAAGTTGAGGGAGTTGTATGGATCTGTGAATAATATTGATTTGATGGTGGGAGGTTTAGCTGAGCGTCACATTCGAAGAGGTGAAGTTGGAGAGACGTTTGCACG CATTATTGAAGTGACATTTCTTCGTATACGTCGGGGTGATCGGTTCTGGTATGAAAACATCATGACTCCTGCA GACGTAGAACTGATCAACAGTATGTCATTTTCTGAGATTATCCGAAAAAATTCTGGGTTTCTTGATGCCCCCGAGGACATCTTCTTTCACTGGCCAAGAAATGGAGGGACTTATTTGCACTGTAGTGTGTGCCACAGTGATGGTTAA
- the LOC134197237 gene encoding rab GDP dissociation inhibitor beta-like produces the protein MDEEYDVIVLGTGLKECILSGLLSVSKRKVLHMDKNKYYGGESASITPLDLLYEKYGKGKPPESFGRGRDWNVDLVPKLLMANGELVKMLIHSGVTRYLEFKSVEGSYVYKGGKVYKVPADEKEALTSSLMGLFEKRRFRKFLIFVNDFNLDDPKTFQGIDPDRTTMKEVYDKFGLDGNTADFTGHAFALQFDDSYMSKPCKDTLMRIKLYCESLTRYGKSPYLYPLYGLGELPQGFARLSAIYGGTYMLDKPIEQLSYDENGIVCGVTSEGETARTKCVIADPTYFSDKVKKVGQVVRCICVMSHPIPNTKDSVSCQLIIPQNQVGRKHDIYVCMVSSAHNVCPKGKYIAMVSTTVETANPEAELKPGIDMLGPIEEKFVTVSDLFEPLDDGSKSKVFVTKSYDASTHFQSACDDIVDMYKRITGEEFDFSKVQEDLESVENQ, from the exons ATGGATGAAGAATACGACGTCATCGTGCTTGGAACTGGACTAAAG GAGTGCATTCTCAGcggtctgctgtctgtctctaaaCGGAAGGTCCTCCACATGGACAAGAACAAATATTACGGCGGTGAGAGCGCCTCCATTACGCCACTAGATCTTTTGTATGAGAAATACGGCAAAGGCAAACCGCCAGAGAGCTTTGGTCGCGGCAGAGACTGGAACGTTGACCTTGTCCCAAAGCTTCTCATGGCCAAtg GGGAGTTGGTCAAGATGTTGATTCATAGTGGAGTGACTCGCTATCTGGAGTTCAAATCTGTGGAGGGCAGTTATGTGTACAAGGGAGGGAAGGTGTACAAGGTGCCGGCTGATGAGAAGGAGGCACTGACGTCCA GTTTGATGGGACTATTTGAGAAGAGACGATTCAGGAAGTTTCTGATTTTTGTCAACGACTTCAATCTTGATGATCCTAAAACGTTTCAAG GTATTGATCCGGATCGTACCACAATGAAGGAGGTGTATGACAAGTTTGGGCTGGATGGCAACACTGCTGATTTCACCGGGCATgcttttgcattgcaatttGACGACAG CTACATGAGTAAACCATGTAAAGATACTCTGATGCGTATCAAGCTCTACtg CGAATCACTGACACGTTATGGGAAGAGTCCGTATTTGTACCCTTTGTATGGTCTCGGTGAATTGCCGCAGGGATTTGCAAGACTGAGTGCTATTTATGGAGGAACCTACATGCTGGACAAGCCAATAGAGCAGTTGAGCTACGATGAAAATGGTATTGTTTGCGGAGTTACATCAGAAGGAGAG acTGCTCGAACTAAGTGTGTGATTGCTGATCCAACATACTTTTCTGACAAAGTGAAGAAAGTCGGGCAAGTCGTACGTTGCATTTGTGTCATGTCTCATCCAATCCCAAACACCAAAGATTCAGTTTCGTGCCAACTCATCATTCCACAGAATCAAGTTGGCCGAAAGCATG ACATCTATGTGTGTATGGTGTCATCTGCTCACAATGTCTGTCCGAAAGGTAAGTACATTGCCATGGTCAGCACTACAGTTGAGACAGCCAATCCTGAAGCCGAACTGAAACCGGGCATCGACATGCTTGGCCCTATAGAAGAAAA GTTTGTTACCGTGTCCGATCTGTTTGAACCACTTGACGATGGTTCTAAGAGCAAg GTCTTTGTGACAAAGTCTTATGATGCTAGTACACATTTCCAGTCAGCCTGTGACGACATCGTGGACATGTACAAGCGAATCACGGGCGAGGAGTTTGATTTCTCGAAGGTGCAAGAAGACTTGGAGAGTGTAGAAAACCAGTGA